In Dioscorea cayenensis subsp. rotundata cultivar TDr96_F1 chromosome 11, TDr96_F1_v2_PseudoChromosome.rev07_lg8_w22 25.fasta, whole genome shotgun sequence, a single genomic region encodes these proteins:
- the LOC120272502 gene encoding protein MODIFYING WALL LIGNIN-1-like — protein sequence MEKKVVWVSMAVGFLGILSAALGFAAEATRVKASEVKTSIPGECIYPKTPALVLGLSSAVALMIAQAMVNTIAGCLCCKKQRYSSETNWSIALIAFIVSWVTFIIAFLLLLTGAALNNQRGQESMYFGSYCYVVKPGVFAGGAVLSLASVSLGIVYYVALSNFKSTQTWGPQSNQGIAMGRPEIPPQSTQPVFVHEDTYNRRQVP from the exons atggagaagaaggtggtTTGGGTAAGCATGGCTGTTGGGTTCTTGGGCATCCTCTCTGCTGCCCTTGGATTTGCTGCAGAGGCCACAAGGGTGAAG gcATCTGAAGTGAAAACATCAATACCTGGTGAATGTATATATCCAAAGACACCAGCTTTGGTTCTTGGATTGTCATCGGCAGTGGCTCTTATGATAGCGCAAGCGATGGTTAATACCATTGCTGGCTGCTTATGTTGCAAGAAACAGCGCTATTCGTCGGAAACCAACTGGAGTATTGCATTGATAGCCTTCATTGTTTCTTG GGTTACATTTATAATCGCATTCCTCTTGTTACTGACCGGAGCAGCTCTTAACAATCAGCGAGGCCAGGAAAGCATGTACTTCGGTAGCTATTGCTATGTCGTCAAGCCTGGTGTTTTTGCCGGAGGGGCTGTGCTTTCTCTTGCTAGCGTTTCTCTTGGCATTGTCTATTATGTTGCTTTATCGAATTTCAAGAGCACACAAACATGGGGTCCTCAGTCCAACCAAGGGATAGCAATGGGACGACCGGAAATCCCCCCGCAGAGCACTCAACCGGTTTTTGTGCATGAAGATACTTATAACAGAAGACAAGTCCCTTGA